The stretch of DNA AAAACATACAAAATTAATAGATTTAATAGTTCAAAATAATCTTTTAACTCCTTTTTATAGGGAAGTTTTTATAGGTGTTTATAATGTTGGACTTCAAATGACAGCATGGCAAACTTCTTGGACAGCACATATTATAAATGGTGTAAATAAAGATTTAATGGCTAAATTTGAAGGTGATGAATCAAAAATTATGAAATATCTTGAAGATGAAAAACTTTTTGATTTAGGACATGGAGGAATCACTGCTGATAGATGTTACTCTGCTTTAGTTAAAGATGGTGACAAATACAAATCTCAAGCATATATAAAAGCTTTCAAAAAAGAAACAACTGAAGTTGTAGATGCACTTGAAGAATTTGCAGATAAACTAATCGAACTTGAAGATGAAATCTATAATCAAAAATGGGATTATGTTTTATATATTCAAGCACTTATTAAAGCCTTTAGTGAAGACCGAACTGATGAACTTGTGAGTAAATGGGCAGATGTAGATAGAGCTTGGATGAAAATAAAAACTCCAATTCAAATCGGACATCCCTTAGAATATTATGAAGACCACTTTAGAAAAGCAGTTGCGCTTGAATGGGATATTAGACTTACAAATCCAAAATTTGCACAAAATGACCATAGAGTAAATAAAATAAAATCAGCATTTGCAAAAATCTATTCTAGTTTTGAGTCAAATGAGAAAAGTGAACAATATAAAAAAACTTATGATTTTTCTTTAAAATCACTTGATAAAGTGCAACTTTATGTTGGACGACCAGCGCTATTTTTTGGGGCTGAATTTAATGGTATGTTTTCAGCTCAAGTTGTTCCAAATGATGAAATTGTAAGTTTAGAAGAAGGTAAAAAAATCTTTGCATTTTCAGATGAGATTTTACAAACAAGCCGTGCAAAACCATTTTTAAAACTAAGTTCTGAAATCTTTGGACAAGAAATCTTAACAAAAGATAGAACATTCCTTTTTAATGAAACTGCATCTTGGCATCAAGTTTATGACATTAGCACAGTTGGGCATGAATATGGACATATTTTATGGTGTGATGATGAAACAGAATCAGTTATGAATAAAACTGGAAACTTCAAAAATATTGAAGAATTCAAAGCAACAACAGGTGGATTAATTTCATACTTTTTAGACCAAGATACAGATGAACTTCACTTAAAATCACAAGTTTTAATTGACCTTGTAAAAAGAAGTGTTGGACTTATTGGTTGGATGGAAGTTGATGAAGTTCAACCTTATTATTGTGAAGGGTTAATTCACTTAAATGGACTATTTGACACAGCTGTTTTAGCTTGGGATGAAGAGAATAAAAAATTAAACATTGATTTAAGTGATGAAAAATATGAAGCTTTAAAAGCTTGGTATATAAAAAATTATACAGCGTTAGCAAAACACTATTTAGACAAAATTGATGCAACGCAATTTTTAAATAAATATGCTTCTAAAACAGAAAAATATTTTATGCCAAATAATCCAACAATAAACTCATTTGTAAAACATTATTTCAAAAGATACCAAGAGATTGGGCAAGAGTTAGATACAGTTGATAAAAAAAGTAATTATATAAAATAAGAGATTTTCTCTTATTTTAACTTCTTTGTTATTTTTTGAATAATCCTTTGACAATAGCAAATATTTTTGAAATTCCTAAATATATTTTAGATTTAAAACTACTATCTTGATTATTTAGATATTTTACTATTTCATAGTTTCCAAACATTGAAGCAAACATTATAGGTGTTGTTCCCATTCCATTATTTTCATAGATATTTGCACCTGCTTTTACCAAAACTTTCACAATATCTATATAACCTTTAAAACAAACACCTGCAAGTGGTGTTTGTCCTCTATCATTTTTTTTATCAACATCTGCTCCAAAAAGAACCAATAATTCAGTTGTTTCAATATTTCCATTATAAGAAGCTAACATTAGTAAGCTATTTCCTTTATGGTCGCATAAATTTACAGGCATTCCTGAACCTAACATCATTCTTAAGTCTTCTGTCATTCCTTGTCTTGCAAAATCTAAAGCCACAATTTGAAGTTCTTCATATCTTTTTAACTCTTGTTCTGTTGCTTCCATATTAGATTCCTAAAGCTTTTTTAACTCCGCTCGCATAATCAGGATGAACTTGCTCAAAAAGTGAAATTTGTCTATCAACAATATTTCTTGGAACTCCATCCATAGCAGCTGCAATATTACTAAATAATTGTTCTTTTTGACTTACACTCATAAGATTAAACAATGCAGTTACTTGTGAAAAATCATCATTTCCAATTCTGTGATTATATCTATCAGCTACATTTCCAGTTTCAAATGCAGGTTCTGCAAAACTTGCATCTTCAATAGGTCCACCAAAACTATTTGGCTCATAATAAACATCTGTTGGTTCTTTTATTTCATAATTCATACTTCCATCTGCATGATAAGTATTAACTTCAACGATTGGTCTATTTACTGGCAACATTTCATAGTGTGTTCCAACTCTATATCTGTGAGCATCTGGATATGAGAAAATTCTTGCTTGTAACATTTTATCAGGTGAAAAACTGATTCCAGGAACTACATTTGATGGTGAAAATGAAGCTTGTTCTATTTCATTAAAGTAGTTTTTTGGATTTTCATTTAAAGTCATAACTCCCACTTTTATCATTGGATAATCTTTATGAGGCCAAACTTTTGTTAAATCAAATGGATTAAAACTACACTCTTTTGCTTCTTCATTTGTCATAATTTGAATTTCAAAACTCCATTTTGGAAAATTCCCAGCTTGAATATTTTCAAATAAATCCCTTTGATTTGATTCTCTATCTTTTGCAACAATTGCTTCAGCTTCGGCATTTGTAATAGTTTCAATTCCTTGAAGAGTTTTAAAATGGAACTTAACCCAAAATCTTTCACCACTAGCATTTATCAAACTATAAGTGTGAGAACCATATCCATTTACATGTCTATATGATTTTGGAATTCCCCTATCTGACATTAAAATAGTAACTTGATGAAGTGATTCAGGGCTTAAAGACCAAAAATCCCACATTGCAGTATTGCTTCTCATATTTGAGTGGGGATGTCTTTTTTGAGTGTGAATAAAATCAGGAAATTTATAGGCATCTCTTATGAAAAATACAGGAGTATTATTTCCCACTAAATCCCAATTTCCCTCTTTTGTATAAAATTTAAGCGCATATCCTCTTACATCTCTTTCGGCATCAGCAGCACCTCTCTCACCTGCAACTGTCGAGAATCTAAGTAACATCTTAGTTTTTTCGCCCTTTTGTAGAACTTTTGCTTTTGTGTATTTTGAAATATCTTCTGTAATTTCTAAAACTCCAAAAGCTCCGCTTCCTTTTGCATGAACTACTCTTTCAGGGATTCTTTCCCTATTTTGGTGAGCTAATTTTTCTATTAGTTGATAATCTTGTAAAAGAACAGGACCTCTCTCTCCTGCTGTTAGAGAATTTTGATTATCCGAAATTGGATTTCCAGCCGTTGTAGTCATAGTTTTTTGCATAGTTTTTTGCATAGTTTTCTCCTTAGTTTATTTGAGGATAATTATTTTCCTCTAATAAACTTATTCTATACCTAAGAAACTTAAACTCTGATTAAAAAATATACATTTACTTGATACTAGGACTTATGCTTTTCCAATCTTCTCTTAACTCTTTTACAAGACTAAATCTATCATTTGGGTTTGCTAATTCACCATATTCATAAGGAGTTACCACAACTAAACCACCTTTTAACAGACTTGTAAAAGTATTTGATTCAATTTTTGAACCAGAAAAAATTGAGAACTTCATTTCAAATCCACTTATGTCATAAAACTGTGAATTTTTTCTTATGAATTTTGTATATTTATCAAAAATCAAACAATCAACTACAACTTTTGAGCCATCTTCACTTAAATCTATTTTACTAACTTTTCCAATTTGTACATTTTTATAATAAACAGGAGCATCTACATTTACACTTGAAGCTGTAATATCATCTACTTTAAATACTGTTCCAAAGTGAGATTTATCAACTGATGGTTGTCCTTCTAATCCTTCAAATTTTGTTTGAACAATTTGATTATCACTTTTTATAACTCCAATATTTACAGCCATAATTGTAGAACCAGCATTTGCAACTTCTTGAAGTGAAATTCTTGGTTTTTTCAAATAATAAACAGTTCCAGCTTTTGCAAAAGAAGCAAAATCACTATAAATCAAAGCTTTTACTTCAACTTGTTGTTTTTCATTTAATCTTACATTTGTTACTTTTCCAACATTTACACCTTTATAAGTAAGTTGAGAAAAGTTTGCTTGTAGACCTTCAACGTCATTGAAAACTATAGTTATACTATTTGTAGAATTTTTCATTTGATCTTCAGAAGCAAATATTTGTGGTTTTTCAAATGATACAGTTGAATCAGTATTAAGTTCAATTGAACCATCAATTAATGAAGAAAAATTATCAACTTCAAATAAAACTCCACTTAAACTAGCATTTAAATTTACTGCTGCTTTTTTATAAAATCTACTTTTATCAGTTATATACTTTTTAAAAGGAGAATAGATAAATAAACTAACTTTTGATTTTCTATCATCAAATTTTATATCTTTTACAAAACCTATTTCTTGATTTTTGTACATAATTGCCATATCTGGTTTTATTTCAAAATCATTATAAAAATCAGCATTTATTACAATTCCACTATTACTAAATCTATTTAATTTCTCCACATCTTTAAAAGAACTATATAATTTAAACTCTTTTTTTGTAAGTTTATCATCTATTTTTTCTGATATAAGACCAATTGCTCCATTTAATAAAGGTTCTATTCCACTATAATTTATATTTAAATTTAGACTTTTCATCTCAAAAAGTTTTGAACTCATATCATAAAAAAGATTATTATCATTTACTAAATCTTTATATTTTTCATCTATTGAAATAGAAATCTTTACATTTTTTAAATCAGCTGTTAAAGCATAATTTTCAACTCTTCCTATTTCAATATTTTTATAATAAACCTTTGATTTATTGGTAATTGAATTTAGATTTTCACTTAAAAGTTCTATTTTTATATTGTTATTACTACTATTTATATCTTTTTTATTAATTGCTGTAAAATTACTTTTAAAATCACCTTTTTTATACTCTAAAGATACAAAATTTCCTTTTATTATATTTCCTAAATTTTTAACTCCATCCAAAGAAAAAGTTGGCTCTTCCACGAAAAATTTAGTTTTATCTGTCAATAAATATTTATACTCTTGATAAATAAATGCTTTAGTATTTAAAATATCTTTGCTTAATTTTACTTCACTAATTTTTCCTATTTCAATACCTTTAAAAATAATTGGAGTATTTTCTTCTATCCCATTTACATCAATAAAATTTATATTAAAAAACTCTTTACTTTTTAAATCATCTTTTTTTCCATATAAAATATACGCTTCATCTTTTGAAATTTTTTCATCCTCTTTATTTGGAGTAACAACAGTAACTCCTCCAACTAAAGCAGAATATAAAGAACCAACTTCGATATTTAATCCACTAGCGCCATAACTAACTTTTAAAGCTTCATTTATTACAAACTGTGAACTTCTATTTACCAAATAATTAAATTTATCATAAATATAGGCTGTAAAATAAACTTTCTCAAAAATAAACTCTTTAGCAATAATCTCACCTATTTGAAATTTATTATAAAAAACAGGAGTTCCAACTTCCACATTATCTTTGTCATTTGCAATTAAGGAAATATAATATCCATCATCGTCAAATTCATCATTTGGTTGAGTATCTAAAGCATTAAAAAAATATTTAGAAGTTCCTTTATCATACTCTTCTTGAGTTTTAAAAGTTGGTGATAATTCTATTTTATAACCACTAATTAAAGTATTTAATCCTGAAATTTTTGTAAGAGAAACTGTAGGTTTTTTTATCCAAAAAGAAGAACCTTCACTTGCCACATATTTTGAAACTTCATTATCAACTAAAATATTTACTTTTACACTTTTTAAGTCTTCATGCATAGAAATTTTTGTTACTTTTCCAAGTTGTAAACCTTTGTATTCTAAAGTAGTAACATTCTCTTTTAAACCTTCTGCACTTTTGAAAATAACACTAATATTAGTACCTTTTTTCATATAAGATTCATAAGCAATCCAACCTAAAATTGCCAAAATAATTAATGGTAAAATCCAAATAAATGAAACTGGTTTTTTATCTTCAATTTTTGGCTCGTATACTTGTTGTTCTATTATTTCCTTACTCATCCCAAATAATCCTTGTGTCAAATCTATTTGCTGCTATCATTGTTAAAATTACCATTAAAGCAAAAGAGGTTGCAGCGATTCCTCCTTTTATATTAAAAATCTCATCAAGTTGTACTATTGAAGCTAATAATGCAACCACATAAATATCAATCATTGACCATTTTCCAATGGCTTCGATAAATTTAAATATTAATATTTTTCTATTATTTTGCATTTTTACATTTATTTTTAAACTTATAAAAATAAAAAGTAAACCAACAAGTTTAATCATAGGAATTACAACACTTGCAGTAAAAATTACAATTGCAATAAAATAACTCTCCATATCCAAAAAACTAATAACACCTTCTAAAATTGTACTTTCAACTTTTACTCCAAGTCTTGTTACTTCCATTATTGGATAAACCATAGCAGGAATATAAAGTAAAATTGCACAAATAGTAAGTGCTAGAGAAACTTGTAAAGAATTTTTTATTCGTTTTCGTACCATATGATTACATCTTGTACAAACAAAATCATTAAAATTCTCTTTTTCATACATTTTATGACAATTTTTACAAGATATTAAAACCATTTATTCACCAAATACACTTTCGCCTACAAATTTTCTGTTTGACATATAAAAACAAAAAATATAAGCCAACATAATATAAAAACCAATATCAAATTTTGTAGAACTTACCATTCCTATTAGTTTTATATATGTAACAATAATACTTATTATAAAAACTTCTATAAATCCCCAATGTTTGAAGAAATGAAAACTATCATGAAGTAAAGTATCAGTAAAAAGTCTTATTTTTGTTTTTTCTTGAATAAAAGCAAATATAATAACTAAAGAGTTCAAAATAGGTGCAAGGATGATTGTAAAAAAAACTACAAAGGCTACAAAAAAGAAATTTTGTTCTAAAAGAATAGAAACTGTTCCAATTAAAGTAGCTTTTAGTTCATTTTCATTTATATTCAAAGTTATTATTGGATAAACATTTAAAATTCCAAAAAGTAAAAGTGCTGAAATTGCATAATATAAAGAGTCAAATGAGTGTTTATTTTGAGTTTTTAGTTTACTATTACATCTTGGACATCGTTGAGTTGTACTTATGTTATTGTGTGTTTTTATAAATAATCCACAGTTATAACACTCTATAATCTCTTCAATATTTTTATCCATAAAATCCTAACTCTTTTTGTTTCCGCATTCTAACATAGTAAACTTTTTTTCATTCTAAAAACTCTTTAAAATTAAATATATTGTATTATTGCAACGCAATTATGCAAATAAATAATATTTTTTTAAAGGTTAATAAAAATGCAATTTACTATAACTCAAGCACAATTAGGACAAAGACCTCCTGTTGTAAAACCACTACCTGAAGTTTTAAAATTTTTAGGTGAAGAAAAAATGAGAAAACTAATCTCTGACCACTATGATTTGTTAAGAGTTAGTAATATAAAAGGATTATTTCCACCAAGTGATGAAGGCTTTGAATTAGCAAAAAAGCATTCGGCTGATTTTTTTATTCAAATCTGTGGTGGACCTGATTATTTTAATCAAAGTAGAGGAGCTCCTATGATGGCAGGACGACATGCTGCTTTCAAAATCACTCCAGAAGCGAGAATGATTTGGCTTGAATCCTATATCAAAGTGTTAGAACCTATTGATATGCCTGATGATTTAAAACAATCTTTTTGGAACTATTTAGATATTTTTTCAATTTGGATGGTTAATACTGCTCAAAATTGATAAAAATGGGCAAATCCCATTTTTATCAATTAATAATTTTTTTCATTCAACTTTTTCGCAACTTTTTATACATTAATAATATTAAATTAACTTTTTTTTGCTAATATTTTGAAATACACTTTTCTAGGATTCATTATGAAAAAAACTTTTAAAAATTATATCTTTTCAAGACAAATAATTTTAGTTTCATTAATTTTTTTAATCTGCTTTATCTTTAGTACTTATTTACATACAACGCTCACAAAACAAGAAGCCTTAAAACATTCAAAAGCAATATCGAATCAAGTTTTTTCTTCAATGTACCAAGTAATGAGAAAAGGTTGGAGTAAAGATGATATAAAATTGTTCACTAAATCTTTAGAGAAAAATTTTGAAAGTAGTAATTATGAAATAAATCTTTATAGAGGAGAAAAAGTTAGCCAACTTTTTGGAGATATTGAAGAAAAAGCAAAAGATGCAACTTTAGTTGATGTATTAAATGGGAAAATAGAAAAACTTGATAGTTTTGAAAATAATATTGTAAGAAATATATTGCCATTAAAAGCTACTACTGATTGTAAATCTTGTCATGTGAATGCACAAGTTGGTGATGTTTTAGGAGTTTTAGAAGTAAAACAAGATTTAAACTCTATCTTTTTAGAATCTAAATATCAATATATTGCATTTTTCTTAATCATTGTTCCTATATTTTATATTCTTGCTTTCTTTTCATCAAGATATACAACAAAACCTATAATACAAAATTTAAGTCTGTTTAATAATAAAGTTAAAAATATAAATTCTGTACAAGATTTTAAAGCTTTTGATTCAAAAAATATTGATTTATATTTTGAAGAATTTAATCAAATAGTTCATAATGTAGATTTAATGGCTGACAAATTAAAAGGTGTTGCCGTTGATAAAGAGTTATTAGAGTTTGAAATAAAACTTTTAGACAAATTTATTATTACTTCTGATGTTGTAAAAGATTGGAAAGAGTATATTTGTGATTTATTAATTGAAATAAATAAAATCATGGAAACATACACTTTAATGACTATTTTTAGAGTTGGTGAAGATCAGTTCGAAGTTGATATTTTTTGGTTGGGAACGCCCCAAGACCATCAAAAAGAAGTTTTTGAAGCTTATATAAATAGAACAATAAAAGACTCTGAATATTTCAAAGAAATGACTGATTTTACAATAAAACATGTAGTTGCAGATAGAAATAGATGTTTAAATGAATTAGTTGAAGATGAAATAGAATATCGTTCAAAATCTCTATTTTTAGATAGTCCAAAAATTGGAGGAATTGTTGGAATTGGATTACAATCAGTTTTTGCAAGCGATCCTGTTAGATATATTGTAATTGACTCTATTTTAACAACAATGGCAAATCTTGTGGGTTCAGTAAAAGCAATCCACAAATATACTCAAGATTTAGAATATTACGCAGCACGTGATCCCTTAACTGATTTATTTAATCAAAGAGTATTTAATGACATGATGAGTTATGAAATAAAAAGAGCAGCACGTCATGAATATCCTTTTGCTTTAATGGTTATTGATTGTGATAATTTTAAACCAATTAATGATAATTTTGGTCATGCCTTTGGAGATAAATTTTTACAAACAGTTGCAAATATTCTTGAAGAAGAGAAAAGAGATGAAGATATAGTTGCAAGATACGGAGGAGATGAATTTACAATTATTCTTCCTGAATGTGATGAAAATGGAGCGCAAACAGTTGCAAGTAGAATCTCAAAAAGAATAGAAAGTGAGAAATTAATTGCTCCTGATGGATCAAAAGTTGGAATAACTATTTCTGTTGGAATTTGCGTTTATCCAATGCATACTTTATCTCAAAAAGACATGTTTATAATTGCTGATTATATGATGTATCAAGCAAAAGAAGAAGGAAAAAATGGTATTAAAATTCCAAATGAAAAAGATATTTCTAATATCTTAAAAACAAATCAAGAAAAATCTTCATTACTAATTAGAGCTATAGAAAATGATGAAATTTATCCATATTTTCAACCAATACAACCAGCTTCTTCAAATAATGATTTGGTGATACATGAACTTCTAATGAGAATTCATCAAGATGGAAAAATAGTTTCAGCTTATGAATTTATAGAAATTGCAGAAGCAAGAGGATTAATAAATACTATGGATTTAATGGTAATTGAAAAAGCTTTTAAAGAAATTCAAAGAACTCAATATGAAGGAATTTTATTTATCAATTTATCTCCAAAATCTTTGATTGTTGGTGACTTTATCAATAAAATAAATAACTTTGTTAATAAATATAATATCAAAAAAGAAAAAATTGTATTTGAAATTACTGAACGTGAAACTGTTAAAAACTTCTCTTTATTAGAAAAATTTGTACATAATTTAAAAGCTGATGGTTATAAATTTGCAATTGATGATTTTGGTTCAGGATTTTCATCGTTTCACTATATTAAAAAATTTCCTATTGATTATGTAAAAATTGATGGAGATTTTATTATAAATATTAATAAAGATGAGAAAGATAGAGCTTTTGTAAATAGTATTGTAACTTTAGCTAAAGAGTTGAAAATACATACAATTGCAGAATTTGTAGAAAACCAAGAAATAGTTGAAATTTTAGATGAACTAGAAATCGATTATTATCAAGGTTATCATATTGGAAAACCAAGTGACAAGTTTATCTCTTTAAAATAAGAGATAAACTTTAGTTTCCAATAGCTAAAGCATATAAAATCATAGTTTGTTCTTCAATAAATTCACAAACTTCATCATCATAATAAGCCCCTATTCCACTACATCCAATATCTAAATAGTTTGAAGCTAAATATAATCTATGACCAATAATTCCAGCTTTTTGATAAGCTTCTTGATAATTTCTACTTTTTGATGTTAAAAAAAATGTAACTGCACTAGATTTTCCTAAATCTTGCTCTAAACATAAATATCCAGCCTTAGAGTTAAAATCTCCAGTTTTTATAAGTTCACCATTTTTATAAAGACCTAAAACTAAACCTTCAACCCTATTTACAGTATAAAAAATATCAACATCTTCATCACAATCACTTTTTATAGCTTGATTTATAACATTCATTATTGATTCAAATTGAAGTTTAGAAATACTTTGTTTAGAAAATTCCCTAATAGATCTTCTTTTAAAAATCGTATCTTGAAATCTTTGTTTTTGAAAATTAAAAACAGCACTTTTTTCTTGAGCTTTTTTATCTATTATTTTTAGACTATATTTATAAGCATTCTCAACTAAGTCATTTTTTTCAAAAAAACTAATATTCTCTTCTATATAACTTGCCCCATCAAGAGTTGCAATATCCAAAATAAAATCTATTTTTTCATTTTGAATTTTATCTCCCACAATCACTATTGAAGTAAAAAATTCTTTTTCATCAAAATGAAAAAATTCATTTAACTCTTGTTTTGAAAAATCATATAAAATCTCAAATTTCTTATCAAATAAATAAGAGCTAGCTTCCATTGTTCCAAGTAAATGTCCAGCATCTAATAAACAATATCTAAATGCCCTATTTTTGTATTTCCAAGAAGATCTAAAATATATTGATGAAATAAAAAAAATAAAACCATCTACACTGTAAGTTAATCCTAAAAGTTTTTCTATCCCTTCATTGTTTTCAAATGTTTTTAATAACACAGCACTTGAAGAACCAACTTCTAAATGATAAATTCCATCTTCAAAACCATCAACATTTCGTACTTGAAAATAGACTTCATTTGGATATAAAGCTCCAGCACTTGGATTGATTCTTAAATAATATTCACCTGATGGATAACTTTTTTTTGCACTAATCCCAGAAATTAAATACAAAAAATTATAGTTTTGTGTTGAAGAGGTTAAAGGAACTCTTTTATAATCTTTTGAATAAAATTTAAACTTATTTGGAGGATTATTCCAATCTACTCTATTTGGATTTGTTCGTATTGAGTTGTATGAGTGTTTTGTGTTTTGGTGGTAGCTATTTAGAGCTATTAGCATAAATAAAATTCAACTTTTAAAAGTTGAATTTTATTGCAAGATTTGATATATCATAATCATAATCTCTTGGTGAATCATTCATAGTAACTGTTCTATAACTTCCCTCAAGTGCTACATTTGAAGTAAGTCTATATTCTAACGAACCACCATAACCAAGACCTGTTGCAGAATTATTATCAACAGTTTGAGCAACACCTGTTCCTAAAATAAATCCTGTTAAATTTTCTGCTATTTCATAACCTGCTCTTAAATCCATATCAACGCTGATAGCTTCAACTCCACTTCTAACATTTCCATAAGATAAGCTATTTCCAAAACCTAAAATAATTCCATTATTTAAAGTAGTATTTGATGTATATCCAATTCCATATTGTGTATATCTATCACTTTTAATTTTTGCAGAACTTGCTCCAACTGATACTTTTGTATCAAATCCTTCTGCATTTAGTAATGATGTTAAACCAGCAATTAATGTAATAGCTAATAATCTTTTTTTCATTATTTTTTCCTTTTTTACTCTATTTATCATTTTGATATTTCTTATAGTATATATTATATGAACTTAATAATAGTTGGTATTGCTTATTTTTAGGCTATTTTTTTGAGATTTCTAATAGCCCTAGAAAAATCTAGCGCTATTATTATTTAGTTTTTAGTAGCGTTTATTCCTGATTGTTCTTGTGTTCCTACATAATCAGCTGAAGTAGAAGTTGATTTTAAATAAGCAAAAATTCCACCAACAATTAAACAAAAAATCACTACAAGTCTTACTGTATTTCTTTTTTGTTTTGATTCATTTCCATTATAATCATCAATCTTGTCTAAGCTAGGTTCACCATTATTTAATTTACTCATAATAACTCCTTTTTTTATACATTAAACACATAATACTCTCTTAATGTTAACTTTTAGTTAATACAATATTAAACAGTAATTTTAAAGATTTTTGCTCGTAATAATTTTTCTAAATCCAAAGGTTTAACTTCTATATCAAGTCCCCTTTTACCACCACTTATAAATATAGTTTCAAAGTTTTTTACGCTTTCATCTAAAACTGTTTTAAGAAGTTTTTTTTGTCCCAAAGGTGAAATTCCACCAAGTAAATATCCAGTTACTTTTTGAGCTTCGTCTTTGTTTGCCATCACTGCTTTTTTTACACCAAAAGCAGATGCAACATCTTTTAAAGAAAGTTGATTTGCAACAGGTAAAACACAAACAGCTAACTCTTTTGGAGCGAGTTCCACAAGTAAAGTTTTATAAACCTGATTAGCATTTAATCCTAGTTTAACGACAGCTTCATCACCAAAATTTGTACAAGCTGGGTCGTGGTCATATTTATGTATTTTAAAATCACATTTATTTTTTTTGAGTAGATCAATTGCAGGTGTCATTTAAGTAAAATCTCCTTTTTATTATAAGAGTTGTTTTATATAAAAAAGGAGATAAACTTATACTTAATTATCAATAATTATTTATAAAATTTGAGCTTTTATACTCTCACACCATTGGGCTATTCTACCTTTACTTAAATCAGATTGGTTGTCTTCATCAAGTGCAAGCCCCACAAATTCATCATCAACTACAGCTTTTGAAGAGTCAAAATCATATCCCTCAGTTAGGGTATGTCCAATTATATTTACACCTTTATTTATTAGTTCTTCGTAAATCAAACCCATTGCATCAAGAAAAGTATCAGCATAACTATCTTGATCACCTAGTCCAAAAAGGGCAACTGTTTTACCTGAAAAATCGATTTTACAAAATTCTTTCCATTTTTCATCCCAATCATCTTGAAGTTCACCATCACC from Arcobacter suis CECT 7833 encodes:
- a CDS encoding paraquat-inducible protein A; protein product: MVLISCKNCHKMYEKENFNDFVCTRCNHMVRKRIKNSLQVSLALTICAILLYIPAMVYPIMEVTRLGVKVESTILEGVISFLDMESYFIAIVIFTASVVIPMIKLVGLLFIFISLKINVKMQNNRKILIFKFIEAIGKWSMIDIYVVALLASIVQLDEIFNIKGGIAATSFALMVILTMIAANRFDTRIIWDE
- a CDS encoding paraquat-inducible protein A, with the protein product MDKNIEEIIECYNCGLFIKTHNNISTTQRCPRCNSKLKTQNKHSFDSLYYAISALLLFGILNVYPIITLNINENELKATLIGTVSILLEQNFFFVAFVVFFTIILAPILNSLVIIFAFIQEKTKIRLFTDTLLHDSFHFFKHWGFIEVFIISIIVTYIKLIGMVSSTKFDIGFYIMLAYIFCFYMSNRKFVGESVFGE
- a CDS encoding globin domain-containing protein, translated to MQFTITQAQLGQRPPVVKPLPEVLKFLGEEKMRKLISDHYDLLRVSNIKGLFPPSDEGFELAKKHSADFFIQICGGPDYFNQSRGAPMMAGRHAAFKITPEARMIWLESYIKVLEPIDMPDDLKQSFWNYLDIFSIWMVNTAQN
- a CDS encoding putative bifunctional diguanylate cyclase/phosphodiesterase, which translates into the protein MKKTFKNYIFSRQIILVSLIFLICFIFSTYLHTTLTKQEALKHSKAISNQVFSSMYQVMRKGWSKDDIKLFTKSLEKNFESSNYEINLYRGEKVSQLFGDIEEKAKDATLVDVLNGKIEKLDSFENNIVRNILPLKATTDCKSCHVNAQVGDVLGVLEVKQDLNSIFLESKYQYIAFFLIIVPIFYILAFFSSRYTTKPIIQNLSLFNNKVKNINSVQDFKAFDSKNIDLYFEEFNQIVHNVDLMADKLKGVAVDKELLEFEIKLLDKFIITSDVVKDWKEYICDLLIEINKIMETYTLMTIFRVGEDQFEVDIFWLGTPQDHQKEVFEAYINRTIKDSEYFKEMTDFTIKHVVADRNRCLNELVEDEIEYRSKSLFLDSPKIGGIVGIGLQSVFASDPVRYIVIDSILTTMANLVGSVKAIHKYTQDLEYYAARDPLTDLFNQRVFNDMMSYEIKRAARHEYPFALMVIDCDNFKPINDNFGHAFGDKFLQTVANILEEEKRDEDIVARYGGDEFTIILPECDENGAQTVASRISKRIESEKLIAPDGSKVGITISVGICVYPMHTLSQKDMFIIADYMMYQAKEEGKNGIKIPNEKDISNILKTNQEKSSLLIRAIENDEIYPYFQPIQPASSNNDLVIHELLMRIHQDGKIVSAYEFIEIAEARGLINTMDLMVIEKAFKEIQRTQYEGILFINLSPKSLIVGDFINKINNFVNKYNIKKEKIVFEITERETVKNFSLLEKFVHNLKADGYKFAIDDFGSGFSSFHYIKKFPIDYVKIDGDFIININKDEKDRAFVNSIVTLAKELKIHTIAEFVENQEIVEILDELEIDYYQGYHIGKPSDKFISLK
- a CDS encoding SagB family peptide dehydrogenase; its protein translation is MLIALNSYHQNTKHSYNSIRTNPNRVDWNNPPNKFKFYSKDYKRVPLTSSTQNYNFLYLISGISAKKSYPSGEYYLRINPSAGALYPNEVYFQVRNVDGFEDGIYHLEVGSSSAVLLKTFENNEGIEKLLGLTYSVDGFIFFISSIYFRSSWKYKNRAFRYCLLDAGHLLGTMEASSYLFDKKFEILYDFSKQELNEFFHFDEKEFFTSIVIVGDKIQNEKIDFILDIATLDGASYIEENISFFEKNDLVENAYKYSLKIIDKKAQEKSAVFNFQKQRFQDTIFKRRSIREFSKQSISKLQFESIMNVINQAIKSDCDEDVDIFYTVNRVEGLVLGLYKNGELIKTGDFNSKAGYLCLEQDLGKSSAVTFFLTSKSRNYQEAYQKAGIIGHRLYLASNYLDIGCSGIGAYYDDEVCEFIEEQTMILYALAIGN
- a CDS encoding outer membrane beta-barrel protein, yielding MKKRLLAITLIAGLTSLLNAEGFDTKVSVGASSAKIKSDRYTQYGIGYTSNTTLNNGIILGFGNSLSYGNVRSGVEAISVDMDLRAGYEIAENLTGFILGTGVAQTVDNNSATGLGYGGSLEYRLTSNVALEGSYRTVTMNDSPRDYDYDISNLAIKFNF